A segment of the uncultured Desulfobulbus sp. genome:
CTTGCCGGGTTTGATATCCGCAACCTTCCAAAAATCAAGCGCATCCCCGATGCGAAGATCCTGGTGTAAACGCCTGCCGCGATTAAGCCCATAACCCCCAACGAGTTTGTCGATAATTCCTCGAATTTGCCAGAGAAAAGTATATTTGAACCAACCATTGGAACCGCCAATTGCACAGGCAGATTGAAAGACATCCTCACGACGTTCACCATTGTTAAAAGGAACAATGCGTACATCTCTTAAAATCGCTCCTGCTGGATTATCGAAATCCTTGATATCGCATGCCTGTTGGCCGGAGCTATCGCACCATCGGCTGATAACCAGATCCTGCTCGAGTTCACGAATTGCATTGGCAACCGCTTGTTGGAACGAATACGGCTGTATCTCCGGATACAACCTCGTGGCGTTATCATTTTGCAATACGGTTTCGCTCTTGAGCCCTTCGACCAGGGCGGAAGCGAGCTTGTAAGGTATTGGGGTGAAGAGAATCAACCAATAAGATGACAGGCGAGGCGAGAGTATGGGGACGGGAAAAAGGTACCTCTTGAGCCCCATGACTTCAGCGGCCTGCTGCATCATTTCCTGGAAACTGAGCTCTTCACAGCCTATATCGACAATGAGATTTCCTTGGTGGAGGAGCTCCACTGACGCCTGCAGATAGGAAAGCACATCATCAATACCGATGGGCTGTGTCCGGCTCCGTACCCATCGAGGAGTGATCATCACCGGCAGTTTTTGGCAAAGATTGCGAATGATTTCGAAACTGGAACTACCAGAACCGATAATCACTCCCGCACGCAGCCAGATTGTCTCAATCCGATCGGGTTTTGCGGAGAGTATTTCACCGGTCTCAATCCGACTCAGCAGATGCTTGCTGGCACTCTCTTTCACACCGAGACCGCCAAGGTAAATAATGCGTCGCACACCGGCTGCTATGCAGGAATCCCTGAAGTTTTCGGCACTGACACGATCGAGGTTGCGGTAATCCTCGGAGGCTCCCATGGAATGGATAAGGTAAAACGCAGTGTCAACCCCATCAAGTGCCGCAGCAAGAGATTCTTTGTCGAAGGTTGATCCTTCATAAATTTCGACCTGGTCGGCAATTGCGACTTGGACCTTGTTCCTGTTTCGCACCAATAATCGAACTTTCAGTGTAGATGTATCGAGAAGACGGTGGGTTAACCGTCTACCGATATACCCGGTTGCACCGGTCACCAGTACGGTTTTGGTCTCCATTGAATCAACCATGGTTTTTGTCGTCATGAGCGGAATACGGTTGCGTCATTTCATCAGGAAAAAAACATTGTCGAGAAAGAGGAATTTATTGACCATCCATCGAAATGCCTTTTATGACGATGTATAGAATTGTGCCCCTCCAAGAGAGGAATACAATGAGCATTGAGTAAATATTTGATCCAAACCTAAACGGAGAGGTGGCTATTTATCACCGATGAGTGGGAGCTCTTTCTCAAGGGTAAAATAGACAAGAAAAGCAAGCGTTACATTATCATCGGTAAATGTTCTGCGTTTGATTTTCCTGATCAGTTCCGGGTTGTTTTCTTCACGGACTTTTTTCAGAAACAGTCGCTTTCCATGGTACCCTTTTCCTTCTTCAATGAAGAGAAAGGTCGCTGAAGGGTTTGATTGTAGGTTGTGGTGGGTCAGGCGATCGCGCATGATAAAGGTCATTGTCCCCTCCTCGAGAAAATGGGGGCGCGAGTAGATTGCCGCATCCACTTTCCCTGCACTGTCAGCTGTGGCCAATACCCCCAACCCTTTGGCAGTTTCGAAATATTCTTGTAAATTTTTCATATTTTTCTTTTTGAACGCAGTGGTTTATATTATTTCTCTCGAGGTTAAAATTATAAACACGGTACATGCCTTTTGCTACAGAGACGTAGCCTGTTCAGTCTTTTTATTGCAAAATAGAGGTAACGGTTCATTTTAAAAAGAAAAATTTTAGGTTCTTGCAATGATTGATTTTATGCCAATCTTGATGGCCTCGTAAGAACCAGAAATGATAAAAACTACGCGTCACAAATACAGAGTGCTGCAAAGCTCGAGACGTCGTTTTCGAGGATTTTTGCGAGAACGACAATTTTGATCGATTCGCAAAAACGAAATCCAAGAAGCCGTGCATCGCAAGGTGCATTCCCACAGGTCGTGTGTGGTCAATTTTATAATTGTAAATAAAAATCGGTCATCGTCATGGAAAAAAAACGAGTAAAACTCTATAGCCTTTCAACCTGTACCTACTGTCAAGCGATAAAGAAAATGCTCAAGGATCTCAACGTGGCCCATGAATACGTTGATGCCGATCTACTGGATGATCCGGAGCGTGAAGCTCTGCTAGATGAATTGCGCCCACTCAACCCAAGCTGCTCCTTTCCCACCATCACTATCGATGACCAAACCATTATCGGTTTCAAGATACAAGAGATCAAAGAAACCATCGGCATTCGTACCGAGGTTGATGAGCTCCACGATCTGCTTAAAAAAATCCAGGAACCCAAAGGCTATTTTTTCAACCGCGATCGGGAGCGTACCTTTGATCTCCTTCGCGGCCTGCTGACCAACAAGAACCGCTATGGCTACATGGCTTGTCCTTGCCGTCTGGCCTCGGGGAAACGTGAAGCAGACCAGGACATCATCTGCCCTTGTGTGTATAGGACACCGGATGTCGAAGAATTCGGTGCCTGCTATTGCCAGCTTTATGTCTCCCGGGAATGGAACGAAGGCAAAGTCGTCCAAGTCCCGGTTCCTGAGCGAAGGCCACCGCGGAAGCAGGAATAGCGTAAACGTTACGGCCGTTGAGTACTGGTGTGCTTCTGGGAACAAAAAAGACAGCTTGACTGAGCAGGGAATGGGTGGAATGTAAATCTTCGCTTTTGGGCCGAAATTTTTTAGTAGTTATTGGCACCATTTGAGGTGTGTGCTTATTCTGACTTAAGGTTTAACCTCGGTTGCAACTAAAAATCGACGAATGGAGGTTGTGATGCAAGGCGATCTGATAGCAGAAGAATTCAAAAAAAATGGTTTGGGTTCGTGACAAAGATGGCAAGCAGTACGCATGCAACATTAGTGACCTCAAAAGCATCAAAAAACCTGAGGAATTAACTGCTGAAGAAAAGGAAAAATGCATGAACTTGAGCCTGGTCTTAGGTGACAGCTGGTAGTTCGTGCCACGGAATTGATTGATAAAGGCCGCCTGCTCTTAGGAACAGGCGGCCTTTTTTTTCACTAGCGAATACCACGCGTAGAATCGACCAGGGCAATGTCGACTCAGCTTCCAGGTGCATGACGAGGTAGGGATCTTGGAAAAACTGAAAATTGGGGTGAGCGCCTGCCTGCTGGGGCAGAACGTACGTTATAATGGTGGCCATCAGCTGAACCATTTTATTCGCGATGTCCTTGGTCATTACATGGAGTTTGTGCCGGTTTGCCCGGAGGTGGAATGCGGCCTGCCCATTCCCCGTGAAACGATGCGTTTGGTCGGCAGCGAGGATGCTCCTCGGCTGGTGACCAGTCGTAGCGGTGTTGATCATTCCGAGCAGATGCAGTCCTGGGCCGAAAAAAAGGTTAAGCAGCTGGAACAAGAGGAACTGTACGGATTCGTTTTTAAAAAAGACTCACCGAGCAGCGGCCTGTACCGGGTCAAGATCTATTCGGAGCAGGGCATGCCCCGTAATGTTGGAACCGGCATGTTTGCCCGGGTCTTCACCCAGCACTTCCCACTTTTGCCGGTGGAGGAGGATGGTCGGCTCAATGACGGCAGGTTGCGGGAAAATTTCATTGAAAGCGTCTTTGTCTTCAAACATTTCCGTGACCTGATGAAGGGGCCCCCCGGTCGTGGAGCCCTGGTGGACTTCCATACCCGGCACAAATTGCTCCTTCTTGCCCACAGTCAGGAACACTACCGGCGGATGGGGCGTTTTATCGCCAACATGCCGGAACCCGTCGAGAAGGCCTTCAGTCAATATGGCCAACTCCTTGCTGAAACCCTGCGGGTTCGAACAACCGCCAAAAAACATTGCAACGTCCTTTTGCATATTCTTGGTTATTTCAAGCAGGAGATTTCCTCTGATGAAAAACAGGAGGTGCTGGAGATGATCGAGGCCTATCGCCTTGGTAATGTGCCACTCATCGTTCCCATAACCCTGCTCAACCACTATGTTCGTAAATTCGGTCAACCCTACCTTCGCGACCAGTATTATCTCCATCCTCACCCGCTCGATCTGCGCCTACGCAGCTATTGCTGAAGAAGAACGCAGCCATTGAACAACGAGCTTAGCGGATCAGGAAGCGTTGTCTTCATCATTGCACCCGAGCTGTATATTCAGCAACTACACCTGGAATAATTCGACATCACTGTTGTTTTTTGCCAAAGAAGAGTTAGGATAATTGTACGTTCTTACATGAATCCCTTGGGAGCATACTTCCCAAGGTGAGGCATTCTCTCATGGTCGATTTTTTTTGCGCAAGGGAGGAGATTGCATGAATGTGTCGTTTTGGCTCAAGCTTTACTTGTTCACCATCCCGGTTTTCTTTGCCATCGACATAATCTGGCTGGGTTATGTCGCCAGAAATTTCTATAAGGAGCAACTTCATTCGCTCCTCAGTCCCCAGGTCAACTGGACCGCTGCTTTCCTCTTCTATTTTATCTACATTGTCGGCATTCTCATCTTTGCGGTTCGCCCCGGACTGGAAGCCGGATCGATTGCCAAGGCCTGCCTGTTTGGCGCAATGTTTGGCTTCTTCACCTACGCAACCTATGATCTCACTAACCTGGCCACCCTGCGCGATTGGCCGGTTCTGGTTACAGTGGTCGACATCGCCTGGGGCACGGTGCTCTGCACTCTGGTGAGTGGCGGCAGTTTTTTGATCGGTTCCTGGCTCCTGAAGGGATGAAGTCACCTGTCAGGAAAATGACTACGGAGCGATGAGCATGGCTACCGTTTTGGAAAGTGCGGCACTCCTTCTTCTCGCCTACATGAGTTGCATGTTTATCGTTGGCCTGGTGGCCAAGGATAATAGCCTGATCGACATCGCCTACGGTCCGGCCTTTGTGGTTGCTTCCTGGGGATCTTGGTTTTTTGCTGGAAGTACCGGATTCCGGCCATTGCTGTTGCTGACGCTTGTAACCCTCTGGGGAGTGCGTCTCGGTTTGCATATTGGTCTGCGCCATCGGGGCAAAGGTGAGGATTTCCGTTACCGGACCTTCCGCGAAGCCTGGGGCAAAACCATTGTTTGGCGGAGTTTTCTGCAGATCTATCTGCTTCAGGGCGCGGTGGTTTATGTGGTGGCATTGCCAATCCTGCTCACCGTCGCCAGCCCCGGCGATCGCCTGAATTGGACTGATTTCCTGGGTCTCCTGCTCTTTGGACTCGGGTTCTTTTTCGAGGCAGTCGGCGACTGGCAGTTGACGCGTTTCAAAAAGGCCCCAACCAATCGCGGTCGGACCATCGAAAATGGGTTGTGGCGCTATACCCGCCATCCTAACTATTTTGGTGAAGCCGTCCTCTGGTGGGGCATTTTTTGTATTGGGTTGGGATCGCCGATTGGCCTCTGGGGTCTGATCAGTCCCCTGACCATCTGCTTTCTGCTTCTTAAAGTCTCGGGCATTCCAATGCTTGAGGCCAAGTACCTTGGCAACCCGCAGTTCGAGGCCTACAAGGCACGAACCAACGCCTTTTTCCCCTGGTTTCCCAAAAAAGGTCCAGATTCTCCCTCGTCTCCAGATACTCCGGATTATTCATGAACCAAACAGACAAGAGGACACCGCGAAAACAAGTGGCTGTGATCGGTGGCGGCGTTGCCGGCATTGTGGCCGCACATCATTTGCAGAAAACCTATGAGGTTACCCTGCTGGAGCAGGGCGACTATCTCGGAGGGCATACCCACACCATCGCCATCCCCGATGGACCGGATGCCGGAACGCCGGTCGATACCGGCTTTATCGTCTTCAATGAGGCCACCTATCCCCATTTCATCCAATTTCTCGCGGAACTCAAGGTGGAGTCGAGGCGCACGGAGATGTCATTCGGCTTCCAATGCTGTCAGACCGGTCTGATATATGCCGGCAATAATCTCAGCGGTCTCTTTGCCCAGCGATCCAATCTGTTCAACCCGCAATTTTATCGATTTCTTCTTGAAATCGGTCGATTCAGTCGTCTGGCCAACAGGGATCTTGACGCGGGCCATGAGTTGGGAACCCTGGAGCAATGGGTAGTCCAGCACCGGTTCATGCCCTCGATGGTCGAAAACTATCTCAAACCCATGGCCGCGGCCATCTGGTCAACCCCAGCCGGCCAGGTTGCCGCATTCCCGGCCCGGTCCTTTCTGCGCTTCTTCCGCAATCACGGTCTGCTCACCTTCGTCAACCGGCCGAGTTGGCGGACAGTGAGTGGCGGCAGCTGGAGCTATGTCAAAGCTTTCACCCAGGCCTTTACCGGCACAATTCGCCTGAAGGCCAGTGTGGAGCGCGTGTACCGAACCGGTGAAGGTGTCGTGGTTGAAAGGGCTGATCAATCCCCGGAGCGATACGATCAGGTGGTGATCGCCACCCATGCCGATCAGGCACTTCGTTTGCTTGGCGATCCGACCCCTGAGGAAAAGCGGCTTCTTGGTCCCTGGCAGTACGAGGCCAACAGCACGGTGCTCCATACCGATGTGTCGGTGATGCCGTCCACGTCTAGAGCCTGGTCCTGTTGGAATTTCAGGAGAGAGGTTGGAAAAACAGCGGATCCCCCTGTGTATCTTACCTACAGTATGAATCTGCTCCAGGGATTGAAGACGCAAAAACAGTATCTTGTCACTTTGAACCGGCCTGAAGACTATGACGAGAGCCAGGTGA
Coding sequences within it:
- a CDS encoding SDR family oxidoreductase produces the protein MTTKTMVDSMETKTVLVTGATGYIGRRLTHRLLDTSTLKVRLLVRNRNKVQVAIADQVEIYEGSTFDKESLAAALDGVDTAFYLIHSMGASEDYRNLDRVSAENFRDSCIAAGVRRIIYLGGLGVKESASKHLLSRIETGEILSAKPDRIETIWLRAGVIIGSGSSSFEIIRNLCQKLPVMITPRWVRSRTQPIGIDDVLSYLQASVELLHQGNLIVDIGCEELSFQEMMQQAAEVMGLKRYLFPVPILSPRLSSYWLILFTPIPYKLASALVEGLKSETVLQNDNATRLYPEIQPYSFQQAVANAIRELEQDLVISRWCDSSGQQACDIKDFDNPAGAILRDVRIVPFNNGERREDVFQSACAIGGSNGWFKYTFLWQIRGIIDKLVGGYGLNRGRRLHQDLRIGDALDFWKVADIKPGKRLLLYAQMKLPGQGWLEFDVQPDQLVQTAHFLPRGLWGRLYWYLVMPLHHFALHDLARTIVANSTRIE
- a CDS encoding pyridoxamine 5'-phosphate oxidase family protein, yielding MKNLQEYFETAKGLGVLATADSAGKVDAAIYSRPHFLEEGTMTFIMRDRLTHHNLQSNPSATFLFIEEGKGYHGKRLFLKKVREENNPELIRKIKRRTFTDDNVTLAFLVYFTLEKELPLIGDK
- a CDS encoding ferredoxin-thioredoxin reductase catalytic domain-containing protein → MEKKRVKLYSLSTCTYCQAIKKMLKDLNVAHEYVDADLLDDPEREALLDELRPLNPSCSFPTITIDDQTIIGFKIQEIKETIGIRTEVDELHDLLKKIQEPKGYFFNRDRERTFDLLRGLLTNKNRYGYMACPCRLASGKREADQDIICPCVYRTPDVEEFGACYCQLYVSREWNEGKVVQVPVPERRPPRKQE
- a CDS encoding DUF523 and DUF1722 domain-containing protein, with the protein product MEKLKIGVSACLLGQNVRYNGGHQLNHFIRDVLGHYMEFVPVCPEVECGLPIPRETMRLVGSEDAPRLVTSRSGVDHSEQMQSWAEKKVKQLEQEELYGFVFKKDSPSSGLYRVKIYSEQGMPRNVGTGMFARVFTQHFPLLPVEEDGRLNDGRLRENFIESVFVFKHFRDLMKGPPGRGALVDFHTRHKLLLLAHSQEHYRRMGRFIANMPEPVEKAFSQYGQLLAETLRVRTTAKKHCNVLLHILGYFKQEISSDEKQEVLEMIEAYRLGNVPLIVPITLLNHYVRKFGQPYLRDQYYLHPHPLDLRLRSYC
- a CDS encoding DUF2177 family protein; the encoded protein is MNVSFWLKLYLFTIPVFFAIDIIWLGYVARNFYKEQLHSLLSPQVNWTAAFLFYFIYIVGILIFAVRPGLEAGSIAKACLFGAMFGFFTYATYDLTNLATLRDWPVLVTVVDIAWGTVLCTLVSGGSFLIGSWLLKG
- a CDS encoding DUF1295 domain-containing protein, with amino-acid sequence MATVLESAALLLLAYMSCMFIVGLVAKDNSLIDIAYGPAFVVASWGSWFFAGSTGFRPLLLLTLVTLWGVRLGLHIGLRHRGKGEDFRYRTFREAWGKTIVWRSFLQIYLLQGAVVYVVALPILLTVASPGDRLNWTDFLGLLLFGLGFFFEAVGDWQLTRFKKAPTNRGRTIENGLWRYTRHPNYFGEAVLWWGIFCIGLGSPIGLWGLISPLTICFLLLKVSGIPMLEAKYLGNPQFEAYKARTNAFFPWFPKKGPDSPSSPDTPDYS
- a CDS encoding FAD-dependent oxidoreductase, with the protein product MNQTDKRTPRKQVAVIGGGVAGIVAAHHLQKTYEVTLLEQGDYLGGHTHTIAIPDGPDAGTPVDTGFIVFNEATYPHFIQFLAELKVESRRTEMSFGFQCCQTGLIYAGNNLSGLFAQRSNLFNPQFYRFLLEIGRFSRLANRDLDAGHELGTLEQWVVQHRFMPSMVENYLKPMAAAIWSTPAGQVAAFPARSFLRFFRNHGLLTFVNRPSWRTVSGGSWSYVKAFTQAFTGTIRLKASVERVYRTGEGVVVERADQSPERYDQVVIATHADQALRLLGDPTPEEKRLLGPWQYEANSTVLHTDVSVMPSTSRAWSCWNFRREVGKTADPPVYLTYSMNLLQGLKTQKQYLVTLNRPEDYDESQVIARMVYHHPTYTVESMATQPLLPTLNGVNRTFFCGSYFGYGFHEDAVRSSIQAVNQLKEKS